The DNA segment TTaagtcattttatttgttttgcacaGAAACGGGGTCCCACGGCCATAGTTGTGCCCACAGTAAAGGAATACACAGACGTCTCAGCGGCTGGTCGCGTTGAACTGAGTGTAGTAATGCGCGGTCGGGCGGTTGGTATAGACTTCCTTTTCTAAATATTGCAAACTGGAGAGACAGAAAATAAGGAGAATGATTAAGATACTCGTTTTATCCTCTGTGAAGGTCAACGTCATACTTATAATGCAGGCTGAGTTTGGGGCAGAAAACTGGCCACGTGAGCCAGTAATCAGGGTCAATGAGCTTGGAGGGTCTTGCCGCTCATACTCAACAAACCTCAGGATGGCTGCGGTGGAAAGACCCAGCAGCTACCATAAGCGAAACATTTTAGTGGAGCTCACCTAGTCATCTGATGATCAAGgaataatttcatttaaaagaatgcactttttttttatcactatagcaaccgaTGAAACGttgctgctgattggaccaatgcattggttgctacggtgataaggccatattttttctcCATAAGATTTAAAGGACTGCTTGGCATAGGATTGGTTGGCAGCCCCGTTGCATGTGGTATTTATAATAAACTGGTAATAAATGATATTCAGCAACCTTAGAGGCAGGATCCTTCTAATTCTCCGAATTGTCTTTCGGATGGACAGTAAAAGCTGCCATTACAGGCATTAAGCAGAATAAAAGCAGTGACTCTGCTCTCCGTGTCGGCCCTCCCATCACCACGGCTCTGTTTTCCAGTATGTAGATGGCGGGTTCTTGGTAATACTCACTGTGCCTGCTGCTCCCTGCTTAGCTGCTGGTTATACGAATCCATCCTCTTCCTCAGCTCCCTGTTGAGTTCTTGTTCCCGCTGCTCCAGGGTCATTCCCGCTTGGGCCACCAGCAATCTCTGCTTATCCCACTCTGCGTCCCGCTGCCTGCCTTCCTCCGCCAACCTCTGGAGCAAGGTAAAGTAAGGAGTTTGATTTCCCGTTCTAcccacaatatatatttaaattttgtttATTGATGGAAATCTAAGAGATCAGACACTAAACAGTCTTATCCGACGTTTAATGCATGATTCTAAGATGTTTAGTGCATATACACAGGGATGCTGTGATAGTGAGTATCCTTAATgttatatagggggttatatgGCGTTTAAGCGGCGGTCGTAGGGTATGTTGAAatccgactagattgtaagctcacagagCAAGGccatcttctccttttgtattgTGCgtgaatttaaaatatttcacctGCTCTGTTGTAACaccgctacggaatctgctggtgctatataaataaatttaatgtaatgtaCGTTCTACTGAGGTCATTTTATTCACCTTGTCTGAAAACACACCAATATCTGCTGCTGGTTATTAATATTAGAACCTTCATGGCTCCCTGAAATCTTGTAGGGCAAGAAGTGCCATGGCTACAATTTCAATGGAAATACCGGGATGCAAAACAGTCTTTGCACCAAGTTCCACTACAGTAATACAGCCAATAATTCATATGTTTGGTGAATAACCAAGATTTTGAGAGACAGGATATGTTCTGCCAATCTTCAAGTGCcaaatgttgggtttttttgcatagtCCACCATATATCATTTGGTCTGCGCTCCCCGGACGTGACCTCCGTTACAGAAGTACCTTTTTTTCCAGCCTTTGCTGCTCCTGCTTTTCGCAGATGGCTTTGAACTGTTCAGCGGTCATTCCCTTCCACCGATCTGGAATCACACGATGAGGACCAAAGGCGCTGACTGCTACAGCAGGGTTCTCCGTCAGAATATCTCCAGTCATATGATTATAGATctctttaaaattattttcttgttcttgTTGATTCTGAAGTTTCCTGCGTTCTGACGCTTCCAGTGTCTGTAGAATAAAGAGGGACAAAATGTGGAATATTAGCCATAACTGCGAGATCTCCTAACCATGCATGATCGATTCATAACATACCAGGGCTTGGTTGAAGTTTGTGATGGCCATGTCTATGGCTTTCTTGCATTCTTCTTCCATCATGCTTAAATGCTGGGCCCTTTCGTCCAACTCCACGCTCTTCTTTCCATACAATAGATCTGGACAgaatggacattttttttgagaaatataGCCCTGGGGAATTTTACTCACAAGCGTTTTCCAAAAACTCCACGTTTTGACCAACGTGAGCAGCTCCTCTGTCTCAGGCGTGAAGGTATCTACTCTGCTCTGTGACAATCTCCAAACTTCAGTAAGTAGGAGCAGCAAGAGATTGTCCACAGCCTGTCAAGAAGACCTCTAAtgtgtattaatta comes from the Spea bombifrons isolate aSpeBom1 chromosome 8, aSpeBom1.2.pri, whole genome shotgun sequence genome and includes:
- the RIBC1 gene encoding RIB43A-like with coiled-coils protein 1, with amino-acid sequence MYKLDLPLDPKEVSAIERRRNQEKQRQSRIFNAKFRTIGVDLPTLERQVEEKRIGERTEKARDEAFDADREQYDKIALLLEQKEKEEIRKLEQTLQEFRKQRQQPESRREFDIYDPEALKKDRPARISDDDPRCGPASLQKFAGEDLSDKERQKMQAELTKKWLTEQKEERQTSELQNKYADLLYGKKSVELDERAQHLSMMEEECKKAIDMAITNFNQALTLEASERRKLQNQQEQENNFKEIYNHMTGDILTENPAVAVSAFGPHRVIPDRWKGMTAEQFKAICEKQEQQRLEKKRLAEEGRQRDAEWDKQRLLVAQAGMTLEQREQELNRELRKRMDSYNQQLSREQQAHLQYLEKEVYTNRPTAHYYTQFNATSR